CAACATCTAAAGACTTAGAGCCTCGTCACGTTTTATTTTTGCTGCTATTTACGTTCTACAAACGTTTACTTCTCACCAGACTACACGTGAACACGTCATGATGAAGGTTACATTCTTCTCATTCACAGTGAGCCTGAACGCACCACCATGTGACTGAAGGAGCTCCTGTACGTTCCTACACGAGCTGGTTGtttagaaagaaacaaaaggagaTCTTTTCATGCAGATCATCGACCggtgatttattttaaatagatATTTAACACATTGAAGTGAAGAGTTCAGATCACTTGCTGCGCTGCTTGAACAGTTATTTATTTCCTAATTTTCTTTTATCATAATTAGTTGTCGCCAGCGTTTTTTTCGCAAAATAAACTTAATTAAAATCACAGTGgaagtaaaatgaatgaataatttgAACTCACCTTGATGCCGTCGGAGGGCTGCGAGTACGACAGCGGGCCGTTCAGCAGGCCGCCGCCCACCGTCTTGGCCTCGCTGTAGAACGCCGGCGACGGCGAGCTGGACGTCAAACAAATGGATCCCAGTAAACTGGAACAAGTGTCCTTACTGGGGAgacaggagagagggggaaggggggggggtgaacaaaaAGGGGGGCAACATAAAAGAGACactaatgaaaaagaaagcgTCACACTCACGGCTGATTGGCTGTGGAGGTCAAGGACATGGATTGGCTGCTTTGTGATTGGCTGGCGCTGGTGAAGGCGGAGTCCGCCGTGCTGTCTGCCACCACGGCGCTGTAACCTGTGACAGAGGGGACACGCCGAGGTCAACGCCAGTGTCCCGAGTCACCGAGGTCACCAGAGGTCGGTCGGTCGCTCACTCGTGCTGCCGTTCTGCTTCTGCTGGCCGGCAGGCGGCCTGACGGAGAGCGCCAGGCCGCCGCCAAGAACGCCGCTGCCCCCGGTCACCGagccgcccccgctgctcccgATGACTCCCACGCCGCCGCCGGGCGCCAGGCCTCCGACGGGGCTCAGGGACATCAGCGAGGACCCCTGCATCCCAGACTGACCGGAGCTCAGCCCCAGCATCCCGGAGCCCACGCCGCCCAGCCCCGGCGCCGGGCCCAGCAGGCCgccggaggacgaggaggacgaggaggaggaggaggtgggtccGCCGACCGTGATGCTCCCGCTGCCGATGGAGCCCGCCGagctgttggtggtggtggggttgaTGCCGATGCCACCCAGGGAGCCCGGCAGGCCGGAGCCGATGGCccccgaggcggcggcggcctgcGAGTAGGGCGCCGGGGTGGAGCCGGACAGGAGGCTCGCCATGTTGCTCAGGGACGCCGACATCCCCGACAGGCCGAGGCTGCCGGACATGGGGCCCCCGGACATGGAGCCGGACATGCCGCCTTTCCCCAGCGAGAGGCCCAGGCTGAGGCCCAGGCTgttggaggagggggtggagccCTGAGGCTGCGACATGGAGGTGAAGAGCCCCTGGGTGATGGcgttggggggggaggaggaggagaccatgTGGCTGTTGGCGGAGGCGCTGGGGATGGAGATGGGGGCCGAGGTGGAGGCACCGACTAAGTTTTTGACCGCCgacgggtgggggggctgctgggTGGCGTTGCTGTAGCTGCCTGCGGACGTGTTGGAGAGGAGGCCCCCCAGGCCGCCCAggtggccgccgccgccgcccccggaGCCGCCGAGCCCCCCTCCGGCAATGTTGGCCACGGAGACGAGCGAGGACGAGTTCAGTCCTGAgacggaggatgaagaggaagaggaggaggaggaggaggacgatgaggaggaggaggaggacaaggaggaggaggggttccCGTTCTTCACAGGTGACTGGAGGAACAAGTGAGAAGATGTGCGTTATTGAAAAGGCTCGAACTAGTGATTTattgcttgttatttttttaaagactcaCCTGCCCGACCTCGCTGTCCGTGGAGCGGCCCCTCTTCTTGTCGTCCTCCGAGTTCTCCTGAAAAAAACCCGACACGCAAATGATCAACGTGAAGCTACAGAGTAACGAAAGCTTAAAAGGTCCGTGAAAGGAGATCTCTGCGCTTTCCCTTTCCATCTAAAGAGCTTAAAAGAATGAAGGTTTAACCACCACGCCTCCCTTTCACCTCTAATGGCCGCGtgggcggagaggggggggggcgtaaccACAAAGGCAATTAGCCCCCGCCCACACCTGACACATGGAGTGCAACCAGTGGATCCTCAGGTACGACCAGTTTAAGGAGGTCAGAGGTTCAACGGATCTTTGAGGGGATCCTTAAACGGACCAgaagctttttgggggggttttaatGAACGATGCAGTGACTTTGAATGTAATAGATTAAACAGGGATGAAAAAGCTGAGCGTGGGGGGGGTTTCTCACCGTAGTGCAGGTGGCTGGCGACGGGGGGATGGgcgaggacgaggtggtggagTTCGGCGTGCTGCTGGAGTTCTGAAAGATCTCGTCCTCCAATTGAGAGTTTCCGGGCGGGGAGGTGGCGACCAGCGTCTGAGCTGGAGGTAATAAATcggagacacagagggggggggtgtcagcatCAACACCCTCATCTTCTCAGCGCTACCTGCACATCTGCTGCTTCTACTTACGGATGTCGTCCAGGTCCAGGTCGTCGTAGAGGAACTCGTTCTCCTCAAAGTCCGGATCCTGCGAGGAGTCCAGGTAATACTCCACGTCgtcctgcagagacagaggaggaggaggaggaggaggaagaggaggcttaGCACCGGCGGAGGGAACGGAGCCGAAGAAGTCCAACAAAGACCGCGGCCTACCTTGATCTTCCTGATGGAGTCCACCTGTATCGAGTCGTTGTCCAGCATCCTCAGGATCGTCTCCAGCATCCGGATGTGGTGCCGATGCTTCTCGATGAACTTCTTCAGCTCCTCGATGCGGTCCTGGTTCTTCAGAGACAATTTGGGTGTCAGTTATTCTTATTTTCTAGGATGGTAAATGAGCTCGAGTCGTCAGTGCAGAGTTTGAAGGTCTCTGATTGGTCTAAATGTGTGCTTCAGTTGTCTCTCTAATCAgggcacactcacacacctttTGTAGTTGCACAATTTTGTATAAATATGTTCATATTTAACATTCCTGCACGCAGCCTTGTTCCAATGCattgaaacaaacacatttgaataaatgatTCATTGCAGGAGCAACTAAGACTTGTTTATAAAATGAGAAGCGCGTTCAAACTTTAATGTAAACATTCGGTGCATTAAAGAGAAGCTGCATGTGCACTTTGGACTTCACGCATCACACAGCAGCCCACTTCtcatttcaatatttaattCATGTTCTGAAGCACTTCAGACGTCATGTatgttgttcttgttgtttcTGGTTGGATGAAAAGCAGAAGGTAAAAGACGCAGGAAGAACCCACTTCAGAcgtggaggcagcagcagaagaagtcACTGCTCCTTTAATTATCCCCTGTGTAATATAAcaatgggagggggggcgggaggggggggggggggaccgacctctttgtctccctttttttttctggtctgGACCGACAGAGACTCCACTTCGCTCTCAAACTGGTCCACCTGCATGTTTAGGGTGTCGATGGTgttctgaaggggggggggtcgggaggaagagaaacagtTACCAGCGTGATGAGATTTCTGGATCATGTTCAGCTCTATTTTAGGCCAAATGTACAATaatattcttttgttttatcgGATCAGATAAGGTGAAGGAGGACGTCATTTACTCACCGTCAGCCAGTTGCcgacctcctccttctccttctgggCCGGGTCCACCTTCTGGGCCAGACCCAAGCCCTCTTTAGAGTACGCCTTTGTCTTAGTTTCTCTCTCCACTATTTTGAAGCGCTCCATTTGCTGCCGGCGGACAAAAGAGAACAAACCGCGGTTAGAAAAGGGCTCCATATCCATACGTATTCTTTCATAGTCTACGGCAGCAAAGCCACAGCAGAGAAATGGAAATCGCTGTAATCTTAAGGACAGAGCGGTAAAATGAGCGGAGGAGCCATTAGAGCAAAAAACAGGAAGGTTTTTTACgtgacaacacacaaaaaaaacctgattgGTTATTGAAAGTCAAGTTTTGAGATGAATGAAGGTAgcttgtgacctttgaccccctgaAAGAGCTTAGTAATTATCCATCCGTTCAGAGCAAGTCGAGCTCCACTCACCGTTTCTATGAGTTTGCGGTTCTCCACCAGCTGCCTTTTGTCTTTGATCTCGTTGGATGCGACCCACGTCTTGATCTGGTCTCGAAGACGCTGGAGGACcagaaaaggaaggaggaggggggggggcgggggggggggggagaggcatCAGTGAAAGCTCGCAGAAACTCGTCCTTCAGTCACGGACGGTGAACTTGAGTCAAAGCGGCTCGGCTTGGAGTTTGGTTTGGATATTTAATCCCCCTTGCATCATCAATGCCTTCcccctgggggggtgggggggtaaggATGATGCAAGGGTGACGATGTGATGACAGACTTCAGAGGATTTGAATGTCAATAAAAAGAAGTGCAGTAAAAGGGTTTGTTCACCTGCAGCTTTTTAATCTCTTTCTTGAGGTCTGCTTCATATTTCTCCTTCTGGTTGGCGTTGGCTGCATTGTGGAGCTGAGCAGgagaaaaacaatatatatattatatatacattcaGTATATTGTTTACAGAATGTACATTAATGTAGTATTGGACATTACATTAGAATCAGATGTATTATTTAACACCAGTTTAAGATACACACTATGTGCAAATAAAGTGTATCATAAGTAGTTTAACACGATCTTTGAATGGAACATCTGGCTATCAGTGACTCAGAGGTGAGGAAATAAACTCAACTACCACAGATAAACAATGACGTTTCCCCTTCCTCTCAATCTAaatctgaatgaatgaaccacCCAACTGGATTCTGTCAGCATTTACTGCTCAATTATAAAGACAAATAATCACAATCAGAGGCCGGAGCAATTAGTTGATTGGCATcatcaataataaaacatgtctTTGCTGCTTTAATAATTCTTTGTGTGGTTGCAGCTTCTTTTCGTGATCTGCTTTAAACCCCTTTGATGTGATAGGTCTTTACATTTTGGATGCAAACCGCGGTTCCGTCCGTCCGACGATCCTTCCTCACCTTTTgccaaatgtcttcaaactgtTCGACTCCTTCCGCTACTTTTTTCAGACATCGATCTATTTCACCtgcgggaggagagagaggcgcggAATTAACGAGCAGAGAAGCAACAGCGCTCACACTCAGACGGCGGCGCACACGAGGCCAGGTCAGAGAAGCAGATTCTACGCATTATCtggagcaaagaaaacaaaatctcATTTCATTAAAAGTCAGTTTTGTGATGTTAAACACGGCAAAGAAACCCTGGTGACACAGCCGGCTTCTGGTatcacacggacacacacacacacacgtatgaacacacacatgcacacacactccacacgGGACAGCAGAGCGTTTACAAATGGTGTTTGACATCCTTATGAAATATGCATATCTTAAAAGAGACACATTGTGCGCCAGGGTTCAAcgttaatgctttttttttttattttccacttgCCTTTTGCAAGGCTACCTCTCGCCATTTTTTTCATGAGTGCACCTCGGGTACCGTGCGTGTACAACTCTCAACAGACGGATCAGCACTTAGACCTgtccgtcatcatcatcatcagctccggcaaaaaaaacaaaaaaaaaaaacacaattcttccCCCCCGCTTGGTTCTATTGGGTCTGTTGAGTCCCTGCCGTGCAGAGGGGTTTCTACTGTGAGTAACACAGGGGGAAAACACGTTTAATTCCTGAACTGGATTGATTTGGTCTCTTGCATCTGATCCAAATTGGACTCGCGCTCACGTGTCTGCAGTCTGagcaggaaacacaaaaaaattgggggaaaaaaaaaatccgtcGTCATAAATTTGTGCAGATTTGacgaaaattaaaataataataattaaaaaaaaacaacaacacacaacaacagcaaagtCGAGGTGTAAATAAGTCACATGAGCTTACATTGATCAGATTATTCACGTCGTCATTACTATTTAATTAGGTGCCAAACAgcagaagagagacagaggagaagtGGAGACAAGGAGACACGGAGGAGGGTCGGGGACATCGGATCTGCTGTAATGGAACCCTTTTCATTTGGGTTTGGGTGTGAAACAGCTGACACGTCTATTTTCACAATGTGGGCATGTGTATGTATGTCACCTTTTTGATAGTTCATATGGGATAACATAACAGCACTACTTTTATTGATTTGAACCCAACATGTGACCGGTCCGAGACTCTCACGAAAGGTTTTGggtttatttcttctttcaaatCGTCTCTGGGCCTTGAAGCTCATTTTATCTTCGAATGTTAGCGGCTCGAACCGAAGTGGACGAAACAGAAGAAGCTTCCTCACTGCCGTTATATTAATAAACTAttaatggagagagagggaacgcGCCACGTGAGCAGAAAGGGCCTCAAACCGCCTCGATGCCCATTAGCACATTAGCACGTTAGCACGTTAATCTGAGACGACTGAGGACGGAACCTCTTCTACGAGGGAGAGACACGAGTCACAGGGGCTCACGTGAAGGGACTCAGAGAAGCGTCTTTTCAGACCACGATTGTCAAAGTTATCCCTGATATTTCAAAGGAGACGAAGCTCGTGTGCGTGGCTCCTCGGCGGTTTATTTGCGGTCCGAGCCGGGCGACAGTTTGAAGGAGGCGAAACGAACTTACAGCCCATTTTGAGGTAAAATGCTAAGAATTTAAAAACGGAGAGGACCCCAATCGGAGAACGATGAGCAGCAAATGAACGTTGACAGTGAGAAACACAATGAATGAAAGAGGGCccgtctttatttttaattacatttgatTTACGCTTCACAAAAGGATGGTTCTGGTGGTTCTGAAACAGAATGATAACGGATGTCGCGCTGTTCTCTTCACTCAATACGCTGTTCAACTGAAGCTTATGATTCTGcagctttttttcccttctaattaaatgagattttatttttgaaagaaGGTTTAATCAAATAGTTGTTTCATGACTGTGAATAATTAACTTTGTGGTCCATTAGAATGCTGAATGTTTTCATCGATGCCTCAATAgcgataaaataaaatgaagcagAAAGTCTCTGAAACCACAGCTGCTGGAATCAGTGTTGGTCTGCTCTTCTTGGAGAAGGTAAGAAGGAACTGAAGGGCTCCTCGTGTATGAGCTTCGGCAGGTGAGGTGAGGGTTTAATGTGCGGTTTGAACCTGCCTGAGGGGACGACCAGGACGTTCCTGCATTACGTCTGGGACAAACGATTCCTACTTTGCATTATTTCAGATGttttgatgacacacacacacacatacacacacacacacacacacacacacacacacacacacacacacacacgtaaacaatCTCACCTTGAAGTTTCCTTTTATCGGCCATGACTGATGACTAGGATGATGTCTTCATGCCTTCtttcactgcaaaaaaaagacacagaagcGTGTTTGAGTTTGCATTCATTAGTAAGTTAttgttttttgaggaaagggggagggacAAAGAGACCATAGCTGCCCTGCTGAAGCGCCTTTGGGCAAAACACTGAATCCCTGGTGATGGAGCGGTGGCTCTGCAGTGGAGcttgacctttaacctccaGACCGACCTCACAGGAGTTTGCTGTAACTAAAAGAAACATCCTCCCATGGATACCTTTTTTTCTTGTCCAATGAGATTCAAGGTGTCACTTCAGAGGTGTTCAAGTCTCACATTGCCCTGTTTCACATTCCACGGCTGATTTCAttccattatttattatttgtgtagGATTATTTCGTAATTTTCACAGCTGAGGAGCCGTACATGTATCCAACGTGGCATGATTAAATACTCTGTGAAAGCACAGGAGGCATCGACGCCTCCATAATGAACTTAGTCGACTTGAGTCGTAACATATCTTCCAATTAAACCTTGAAACTCTGGTGTCTAATCTGCATgtgctgaaaataaaataacagtaaTAAAAGTAAATTTATGTTGCACTTCTGAAGAAAACCCACCTGTGTGCGTAAAGTGTGGTGCCCCCCATGGACGTGATCTATAACATTGCAATATACAACAAAGGGATATTTGACCTAGATAAAAACTTCTATTGTTTAAatacgtgttgttgttgttatgtcTGTGTGGCCTTGTACCCTCACGAGATGTTACGTCAACTTAACTATATACTGCTTTTTATAAAAATAGAGAAtcacattgttgtttgtgtgtaatttaAAGTGTGAGCTCATGTGCACGCATCCAACCCGGATGACTTTTAACAGACTGATGTCTGGATTAGCTTTAGCATTACTCCCCCAAACAGGTGCAAACATCTGGaccccccccggacccccctcccccctcccgctaACACACGTTCACACTGTGCAACTAAAGATACTTTGACAGTTTGGCCATTCTGCTGTGTGATCTAGAAATTACACCGGCATCGGTGCTATCTGAAGCTAGCGACCTAGCTGTTTATAAACAATGCGGCATCAGCGTCATCGGGGCAACAAACATTCGCGGGCGCACACTTTAAAACTAACTGAAGTTTGCATGCCGCGGACCTGCGGAGGAAGTTGAGCATTTTTCGCTTTTTTAacggaaaaacacacacgttgacGTGTTGTCAGCGTGGAGGGCTGCAGCTCTCCACCGGCAACGCGATCTGATGTGGGAGACACAATTTGgaaaggggagagagacagaatggggagaggaaggggggaggcACATAAATGCATCACCTTTGAGTCCAAGATCTATTTACCTGGATTTTTCCGAGCTGCGATGTCGTCCCTCGGTCGCCACACTGCGGCAAAGCTTCAACGATTCAGTACAAAGactatttttctaaaaatataATGTCAATTCAGCTCGCTAAACAATCACTCCGCACATCCAAGATGGCTGCCAggaacacctcctcctccgatgCCCTGTTGGACACGAGTCCCGCCCAGCGTGTCTGTGATTGGCCTACTGAGGCCAATCCTACGCTCTCATTCGTCAAAGCTTGCTGTCGGTCATGACAAGCAGATTCTACTACTTCCTGGATGACTCCCGCTCTGATTGGACTGTTTGTAAAGGTGAAAGGTTAAATACAATTCtggatttttttccctctcaacTTTATTTACAATAACACAGGAGCCAAACTAACGATGACAAATCTGTGTTCGTATTTTACCatgaaatgaatgtgttaaTAAGAGAATAACGTGTATTCTAGTTTTGattatgcttttctttttcaagttaATTTTCTCAAAATCCCATGAagcttgtttatttcttttcaaaacaaaagacaatgaaaacaacGATAAAGGCAAAAGGAATCAAGCAGGTTAACAATTTGACACCTTGCATGTGAAAGAattaatacaatacaatataatcaaaatcaaaatctatAACTACATAGAGGTGGAATCGTTAAAtatgaattaataaaaacattaaatatattatgCAGATTTTAAATTGAGTAAGAATAATATATTCTAATCGCAGTCAAATAACATTTAAACTTATATGCAATAAATAGATTTTTCTTCACTGATTAATGCAGCATTAATATATTTGTCTTGCAATGTGTTTCTTTGTACTTTTCTTTAAGTAGCATAAACTTTCCTGAAGAATATAAACCAACCCAAGGGGTCATGGGAGTGTGGCCTGTTTTAAACCGGTTTGACTTACTTATAGATTCCATAATATAATAAGTTGTTTCAAGTATAGAagggatttattcatttacattttagagcaacagatacagatacaatAAATGACTTTCGTCAAACTGTTTGAAAGTTGTTTCGATCTGGTTTTCTGGTCTTTGAACATGACTTCCTTAGCCGCGTAACTGCTTTAAATGGtaacttttacttttgtttataACTACAgtaatacacacaaatatattttttgtaaatggcATCACAATCCAATAAGTCATGAAATCTGCGATGCTCCTTCCGGCCGCTGGAGGGCGCTGCAGCCTTCGAGCTGCCGTTCCGTAGTGGTGGAATCACCTCTCATGCGCTCGTTCATTCATGACCTTCATACATCATTCATAAAGCATGTCCCGATtgtaaagacaacaacaaacaatctGACATTTAAAGTGATTTACTTTCTTTTACGATGAGACTTTTCAGACCTTTTAACGGCATACGGTTCACAGGATTACAACATCTGACGAAGGCATacacaaaagcaaacatttagcAAAATAATAACCAATTCACTACAAAAATGCTATAATTAAATAAAggcaaatacataaatacatatgtatatCTCTTGTGAAGTGATCTGTAAATACTCCCTCACACGGACACGTTTGCACTCTGATTTCAGAATGCTTTGAAATTAAATTACTTTGTAACTTCAGATCATTTCTGAGGAAAAGCTTGAAAAAAGCAGCCGTGCCTTTAAATGAAAATCTTcagggagagacagaaaaaaatggcgagacaataaattaaaaggaaaatataaatcaaGCAGCTTATTTGCAAATCACTGTAACTTTCGGTATCTGATCTTCTCACTTTTACGTCTTCTCTTGTTTTAAaggaaagacaaaatgaaagtgGAAGCGGTAATCCCAAAAAAGACAAACCCGCCGGTCAGTTCCTGAACCTGTAAGAGATGGGCAGCAGCTTGTGGGTCTTCTTCATGGTCTGGACCTTGGCGTGCGTCTGGTCGTCCATGGTCTTGTAGCATCGCCGGGCGTAGTCCAGAAGCTTCTCCTTCGATGCCTCGAACTCCCCGACCTCGGCCACCTGCAGGTCAGAAGGGTTCTTAGAAACCGCCCATACAGAACCTTTTCAGACGCCGCATCGGGACCGACACGGGACCAGGACTTTAAAGGGGTTCACACGAGGTCAGGACAAAGGCAGGAGCGAAAACTGGACTAAAGCCGTCGCCGTGGCAACAGGACCGGGTCAGACCTTCTCCGGAgccatcagcagcagctccgcgatgggggaggtggaggccaTGGTGTTCCGGTCCACTCCGTGGATCTGGAAGGCCCGGGACATGCTCCTCACGCGCTGGTAGGTGGCCAGGATCTTC
This genomic interval from Pungitius pungitius chromosome 17, fPunPun2.1, whole genome shotgun sequence contains the following:
- the cnot3b gene encoding CCR4-NOT transcription complex subunit 3b isoform X3; its protein translation is MKKMARGSLAKGEIDRCLKKVAEGVEQFEDIWQKLHNAANANQKEKYEADLKKEIKKLQRLRDQIKTWVASNEIKDKRQLVENRKLIETQMERFKIVERETKTKAYSKEGLGLAQKVDPAQKEKEEVGNWLTNTIDTLNMQVDQFESEVESLSVQTRKKKGDKENQDRIEELKKFIEKHRHHIRMLETILRMLDNDSIQVDSIRKIKDDVEYYLDSSQDPDFEENEFLYDDLDLDDIPQTLVATSPPGNSQLEDEIFQNSSSTPNSTTSSSPIPPSPATCTTENSEDDKKRGRSTDSEVGQSPVKNGNPSSSLSSSSSSSSSSSSSSSSSSSVSGLNSSSLVSVANIAGGGLGGSGGGGGGHLGGLGGLLSNTSAGSYSNATQQPPHPSAVKNLVGASTSAPISIPSASANSHMVSSSSPPNAITQGLFTSMSQPQGSTPSSNSLGLSLGLSLGKGGMSGSMSGGPMSGSLGLSGMSASLSNMASLLSGSTPAPYSQAAAASGAIGSGLPGSLGGIGINPTTTNSSAGSIGSGSITVGGPTSSSSSSSSSSGGLLGPAPGLGGVGSGMLGLSSGQSGMQGSSLMSLSPVGGLAPGGGVGVIGSSGGGSVTGGSGVLGGGLALSVRPPAGQQKQNGSTSYSAVVADSTADSAFTSASQSQSSQSMSLTSTANQPKDTCSSLLGSICLTSSSPSPAFYSEAKTVGGGLLNGPLSYSQPSDGIKPQEPLSSLKSMAERAALSSGMEGDVSSLHLTPVSVSRLSSDIFPSSTVAPSGPPSSAPQLSLSEVSIPPSLGVCPLGPVPLSKDQLYQQAMEEAAWTHMPHPSDSERIRQYLMRNPCPTLPFHNQVPPPHSDTVEFYQRLSTETLFFIFYYLEGTKAQYLAAKALKKQSWRFHTKYMMWFQRHEEPKTITDEFEQGTYIYFDYEKWGQRKKEGFTFEYRYLEDRDLQ
- the cnot3b gene encoding CCR4-NOT transcription complex subunit 3b isoform X2; protein product: MADKRKLQGEIDRCLKKVAEGVEQFEDIWQKVRKDRRTDGTAVCIQNLHNAANANQKEKYEADLKKEIKKLQRLRDQIKTWVASNEIKDKRQLVENRKLIETQMERFKIVERETKTKAYSKEGLGLAQKVDPAQKEKEEVGNWLTNTIDTLNMQVDQFESEVESLSVQTRKKKGDKENQDRIEELKKFIEKHRHHIRMLETILRMLDNDSIQVDSIRKIKDDVEYYLDSSQDPDFEENEFLYDDLDLDDIPQTLVATSPPGNSQLEDEIFQNSSSTPNSTTSSSPIPPSPATCTTENSEDDKKRGRSTDSEVGQSPVKNGNPSSSLSSSSSSSSSSSSSSSSSSSVSGLNSSSLVSVANIAGGGLGGSGGGGGGHLGGLGGLLSNTSAGSYSNATQQPPHPSAVKNLVGASTSAPISIPSASANSHMVSSSSPPNAITQGLFTSMSQPQGSTPSSNSLGLSLGLSLGKGGMSGSMSGGPMSGSLGLSGMSASLSNMASLLSGSTPAPYSQAAAASGAIGSGLPGSLGGIGINPTTTNSSAGSIGSGSITVGGPTSSSSSSSSSSGGLLGPAPGLGGVGSGMLGLSSGQSGMQGSSLMSLSPVGGLAPGGGVGVIGSSGGGSVTGGSGVLGGGLALSVRPPAGQQKQNGSTSYSAVVADSTADSAFTSASQSQSSQSMSLTSTANQPKDTCSSLLGSICLTSSSPSPAFYSEAKTVGGGLLNGPLSYSQPSDGIKPQEPLSSLKSMAERAALSSGMEGDVSSLHLTPVSVSRLSSDIFPSSTVAPSGPPSSAPQLSLSEVSIPPSLGVCPLGPVPLSKDQLYQQAMEEAAWTHMPHPSDSERIRQYLMRNPCPTLPFHNQVPPPHSDTVEFYQRLSTETLFFIFYYLEGTKAQYLAAKALKKQSWRFHTKYMMWFQRHEEPKTITDEFEQGTYIYFDYEKWGQRKKEGFTFEYRYLEDRDLQ
- the cnot3b gene encoding CCR4-NOT transcription complex subunit 3b isoform X4 yields the protein MADKRKLQGEIDRCLKKVAEGVEQFEDIWQKLHNAANANQKEKYEADLKKEIKKLQRLRDQIKTWVASNEIKDKRQLVENRKLIETQMERFKIVERETKTKAYSKEGLGLAQKVDPAQKEKEEVGNWLTNTIDTLNMQVDQFESEVESLSVQTRKKKGDKENQDRIEELKKFIEKHRHHIRMLETILRMLDNDSIQVDSIRKIKDDVEYYLDSSQDPDFEENEFLYDDLDLDDIPQTLVATSPPGNSQLEDEIFQNSSSTPNSTTSSSPIPPSPATCTTENSEDDKKRGRSTDSEVGQSPVKNGNPSSSLSSSSSSSSSSSSSSSSSSSVSGLNSSSLVSVANIAGGGLGGSGGGGGGHLGGLGGLLSNTSAGSYSNATQQPPHPSAVKNLVGASTSAPISIPSASANSHMVSSSSPPNAITQGLFTSMSQPQGSTPSSNSLGLSLGLSLGKGGMSGSMSGGPMSGSLGLSGMSASLSNMASLLSGSTPAPYSQAAAASGAIGSGLPGSLGGIGINPTTTNSSAGSIGSGSITVGGPTSSSSSSSSSSGGLLGPAPGLGGVGSGMLGLSSGQSGMQGSSLMSLSPVGGLAPGGGVGVIGSSGGGSVTGGSGVLGGGLALSVRPPAGQQKQNGSTSYSAVVADSTADSAFTSASQSQSSQSMSLTSTANQPKDTCSSLLGSICLTSSSPSPAFYSEAKTVGGGLLNGPLSYSQPSDGIKPQEPLSSLKSMAERAALSSGMEGDVSSLHLTPVSVSRLSSDIFPSSTVAPSGPPSSAPQLSLSEVSIPPSLGVCPLGPVPLSKDQLYQQAMEEAAWTHMPHPSDSERIRQYLMRNPCPTLPFHNQVPPPHSDTVEFYQRLSTETLFFIFYYLEGTKAQYLAAKALKKQSWRFHTKYMMWFQRHEEPKTITDEFEQGTYIYFDYEKWGQRKKEGFTFEYRYLEDRDLQ
- the cnot3b gene encoding CCR4-NOT transcription complex subunit 3b isoform X1, with amino-acid sequence MKKMARGSLAKGEIDRCLKKVAEGVEQFEDIWQKVRKDRRTDGTAVCIQNLHNAANANQKEKYEADLKKEIKKLQRLRDQIKTWVASNEIKDKRQLVENRKLIETQMERFKIVERETKTKAYSKEGLGLAQKVDPAQKEKEEVGNWLTNTIDTLNMQVDQFESEVESLSVQTRKKKGDKENQDRIEELKKFIEKHRHHIRMLETILRMLDNDSIQVDSIRKIKDDVEYYLDSSQDPDFEENEFLYDDLDLDDIPQTLVATSPPGNSQLEDEIFQNSSSTPNSTTSSSPIPPSPATCTTENSEDDKKRGRSTDSEVGQSPVKNGNPSSSLSSSSSSSSSSSSSSSSSSSVSGLNSSSLVSVANIAGGGLGGSGGGGGGHLGGLGGLLSNTSAGSYSNATQQPPHPSAVKNLVGASTSAPISIPSASANSHMVSSSSPPNAITQGLFTSMSQPQGSTPSSNSLGLSLGLSLGKGGMSGSMSGGPMSGSLGLSGMSASLSNMASLLSGSTPAPYSQAAAASGAIGSGLPGSLGGIGINPTTTNSSAGSIGSGSITVGGPTSSSSSSSSSSGGLLGPAPGLGGVGSGMLGLSSGQSGMQGSSLMSLSPVGGLAPGGGVGVIGSSGGGSVTGGSGVLGGGLALSVRPPAGQQKQNGSTSYSAVVADSTADSAFTSASQSQSSQSMSLTSTANQPKDTCSSLLGSICLTSSSPSPAFYSEAKTVGGGLLNGPLSYSQPSDGIKPQEPLSSLKSMAERAALSSGMEGDVSSLHLTPVSVSRLSSDIFPSSTVAPSGPPSSAPQLSLSEVSIPPSLGVCPLGPVPLSKDQLYQQAMEEAAWTHMPHPSDSERIRQYLMRNPCPTLPFHNQVPPPHSDTVEFYQRLSTETLFFIFYYLEGTKAQYLAAKALKKQSWRFHTKYMMWFQRHEEPKTITDEFEQGTYIYFDYEKWGQRKKEGFTFEYRYLEDRDLQ